GAGGATTTCCCGATTTTCTGAACGTTCATTTCGATATAATCACTAACCTCTTCTGCGCAGGCAAACTGCAGCGTCGTACCGTCCTGAATGATGTCACCGAATTTCTCACGCTTTAACCCTAGGTTCATTAAGGCCCCAAGTACCTGCGGGTGTTCTATCGATACGAATTTGCCCGGGTAGTGAACCTGGAAAAGAACGATGGCGAAATCGTCATCCGATGCCTGATAATAATCAGGAAAGATCATGGCACGCTTTCTTTCGGTACCTTTCCCGCCCCCAAAAAAGCGGATCATAACATCCCCTTGTGAGCCAATCAGATTTTCGGCAATCATCTGCTGTCTCGGATCTAGAAAATCCGTCAGCTTCGGACTGTACTGATCCTCACATGTCTGTTTCCAATCCATAACCTGATCTACAAACGCGTGCTCGTCTTTTCTGTAATGTTCGTAAACACTCAACATTAAACCCTCCAACTCAAAAAGGCGCTGACATTACGCCGCGCCTCTGACTATTAAACAAACCAGCCGGCAATCACATGAAGTCCCGAACGGGCAAAGTTGAGAACCAACAGGGCTACAATCGGGGAGATATCAATCATACCGAGTGGAGGAATAATATTTCTAAATGGCGTAAGGTACGGTTCTACTAACCTTCCAACCATTTGTCCAAATGAAGATTCCTTAAGATTCGGCACCCATGACATGAAGATATAAATAAATACTAAGAAGGAATAGAACATCATAAGTGTCGATATTGCATTGATTACTGTTATCATTACATTCACCTACCTAAAAATTCTGTCTGTCATCTGAGAATATTTCTGAAATTGATCCGGTCA
This DNA window, taken from Alteribacter keqinensis, encodes the following:
- a CDS encoding RNA-binding protein, which translates into the protein MLSVYEHYRKDEHAFVDQVMDWKQTCEDQYSPKLTDFLDPRQQMIAENLIGSQGDVMIRFFGGGKGTERKRAMIFPDYYQASDDDFAIVLFQVHYPGKFVSIEHPQVLGALMNLGLKREKFGDIIQDGTTLQFACAEEVSDYIEMNVQKIGKSSVDLERISLDRILEAGDTWRESMITVSSMRLDTVASEMFNVSRSKMKTIIDGELVKVNWKVTTDKSMRLMPGDVLSVRGKGRGKIIAEEGVTKKDRVRLIIGFPE
- a CDS encoding YggT family protein, whose amino-acid sequence is MITVINAISTLMMFYSFLVFIYIFMSWVPNLKESSFGQMVGRLVEPYLTPFRNIIPPLGMIDISPIVALLVLNFARSGLHVIAGWFV